In Suncus etruscus isolate mSunEtr1 chromosome 9, mSunEtr1.pri.cur, whole genome shotgun sequence, the genomic window TGTGAAGCTggcaccctgcctgctgtcctAGCTCAGGGGCAGGTACCCTAGCTTAGTGCCAGATCCTGAAAGATGCTGATGCAGCTGTCTTGCAGGTTCCCTTCTGCCTCCACCATATACACGATTCTTTGTGCCTTTCCAAATGAATTATAGTTTTTTGATTAAAACAACACAactggacctggagagatagcacagcggcatttgccttgcaagcagcggatccaggaccaaagatggttggttcgaatcccggtgattcatatggtcccccgtgcctgccaggagctatttctgagcagacagccaggagtaacccctgagcactgccgggtgtggcccaaaaaccaaaaaaaaaaaaaaacacaaaacaaaacaaaaacaaaaaacaaaaaccaacaacaacacagCCATGGCCATTAATAGCAACACATAAATAGTGCTATTAGCACAGTCACCACACTTCCTTTCTTGGTCAGATTTTTATTGGAGTTGATCAttgctattttttggggggggtcacacccggcagcgctcaggggttactcctggctctatgctcagaaattgctcctggcaggctcgagggaccatatgggaggccgggattcaaaccactgtctttctgcatgcaaggcaaaccatcctacctccatgctatctctccggcccccattgctaaattttatttatttttttctctccattgtgCACACTTGGTAGAGAGATACCACAAGGCCAGAGATACTGCagaagggaaggcacttgctcAACACTCCGTAGACGCAGGTTCGACCCTAGCACCACCTATTGTCTTCTGGACCCAGCCAGGAATGAAGCATGCTACTGTTAGGGGGCACAGTGGGGGGGGAGGATCTGCACACATGACCAGGTGGAATGTTCTAGAACCAAGCCCCCCTGCACCATCACCACCCACCCTCCTGTTCCTTGCACAATGGCTGTGGCTTTAGGGGTCTTAGTCAGTGTTATTTTTGTCTCATCAGTGTGAGATGCTGGTTTGTCACTGAGGTCTGTAACTTCTGGCCACTATTCTGGGACTTCCTTACTGGACTTCTTGGTTCCTGGGGTTGGGGTtggttcacactcagcagtgttcaaagctcactcctgactcactcttggtggtgctcagggggactgtCTGTAGTGCTGGGCACCAACATcaaattagctgcatgcaagtcaagtgcacagtattatctctctggcccacgcattttttttgttttttttaggattttcctttttttttttttttttttggtttttgggccacacccagtaacgctcaggggttactcctggctatgtgctcagaagttgctcctggcttgggggaccatatgggacaccgggggatcgaaccgtggtctgtccaaggctagcgcaggcaaggcaggcaccttacctttagcgccaccgcccggccccaggattttccttttttgtcttgttttgttttggagatcacatccagaagtgttcagagattactcctgtctctgcacttaggaattattccttgtggtgctttggggaaccatatgggatgccaggaaatgaatCTGGGGTGGCTTCATGcaggcaaatgctttccctacTGCTTTATCTCTTTGacccatgcatttttttttattttatcagtgcttgtttatttgctttgggggccatacctggcagtgctcaggggttactcttggtgggtttggggaccatatgggatgtcggggatatggttggtcatatgcaaggcaaataccctaccttctgtgTTAATTCTCTGGCCTCCTTTATCACTTTTTTGTATGccatccattttcttttatttatttattttggttttggggccacacccagtgatgctcaggggtcacttctggttttggggccacacccggtgacgttcaggggtcacttctggctatgcactcagaaatcactcctggcttgggggagcatatggaacgttgggggatcgaaccaaggttcactttttttttcatcttctggaGCATGGATTTCAGAAGCTCCCTcaagaggcctgagcaatagcacaatgggtaggcctttttttgttttgttttgtttttgtttttgggtcatacctggcagcactcaggggttactctggctctacgcttagaaatcgctcctggcacattcgggaccatatgggatgccgggattcgaactgctgtccttctgcatgaaaggcaaatgccctacctccatgctatctctccggccccataggtaggccatttgccttgcagctggccaacctgagtttaatccctagctTCCAATATGTTCCCCAGACTCttccaggggttatttctgagtgctgccaggtgtggtcccaaaacaaaaacaaacaaaaaaacttaaaaaaagggcccggagagatagcacagcggtgtttgccttgcaagcagccgatccaggaccaaaggtggttggttcgaatcccggtgtcccatatggtcccccgtgcctgccaggagctatttctgagcagacagccagaagtaacccctgagcaccgctgggtgtggcccaaaacccccccaaaaaaaaaaaaacttaaaaaaaaaaactccccctaggggccggagagatagcatttgcctttcatgcagaaggtcggtggttcgaatctcagcatcccatatggtcccccaagcctgcaggagcaatttctgagcttagagccaggaggaacccctgagcgctgccgggtgtgacaaaaaaaagaaaaaaaaagctcccCCTAAAAGGGACATGAGACATAAAGAGCTAGAAATGCTGAAATGCTATACCTGGAGAATcctattctctctctgtctctctgtctacctgtctgtctgtctgtctctctgtttgtgttggggccacacccagtgctactcatggtctcaggggttacttctggccaggatgcaaggcaaacagcctcccCATTGTGGTATTGCGCCGGCCCCTAAGATTACTTCTGTTAATCTGTTGTGTCTGAAGTTTGCATCATAAAGATGGTCAACACCTGTGTCTAGCTCTTGTGCTCAGCACATTCATTTTTTCCCTTCTGTAACtcagtctcttttttttgttttgttttgtttttggggccacacctggcagcgctcaggggttactcctggctctatgctcagaaatcgctcctggcaggctcaggggagcatatgggatgccgggatttgaaccaatgaccttctgcatgaaaggcaagggAGGGCTGGGCTGTCGGGGTATTGCCCTGGGCCAATGCCACCACTCAGACCCCCCCTGGGCAGTGTCACTTTCCTCTGCCACTCTGGGTACCTCGGTTCACCCAGTACCTGGCATTCCCCACCGACGCGCCATGTGCCCTGGGAACCATCCTGGCTGGCGTGTGCTTGTCCCTCATGTGGGCtgcttgtttatttgcttttttaaacaGCTTCCCTGAGGTCTCAGTTACATGCCATCAGGATTGCTCACTGTAAGCATGCAGTTTGATTATTTTTAGTAAATGTATACAGTTGTACAAGCAGTTTCAGGACATCTCCAGTGTTCCAGAATGTTCCTGGTGCTCATTGGCTACCATACTTCCTCCTACACCCAAACCCAGATGACCCCGGGTTTCCTTGAGggggtttaatttatttttttcctggatgATTAATGGAAGGAGCCTTTAGCCAACCAGCAACCCTGGCTTGCTAAGTTTCGCTTGTATTCTTCGCTGTGTCTTTCAcagattttattctttactttttgttttgttttgttttgttttgtttttgggtcacccggcagtgctcaggggttactcctgcgctgtgctcagaaatcacccctggcaggcttgggggaccatatgggatgctgggatttgaaccaccattctgcatacaaggcaaactccctacctccaagctatctctctggcccggattTCATTCTTTTTCCCTGCTGATGTGTAGGATTCTGTTTGTTCCATTCTGAACAAGACTAACTGGATCAGGGCTGGAaaattagcacagtgggtagagcgtttatttgcctttcacgcggcacacccagcatcccatatggtccagcaggAGTAAtagctgagggcagagccaggaggaaccccctggacattgctgggtatggcccccaaacaaaaacaaaacaaaacaaacaaaaagacctacTTGCTTAGATAACTGTACTGTGGATGTTCTCCTTTCTGTGTTTTGCATTTGCGGAGCGGGGGTGTGATGATGGTTTGGGTCATGCCTGGGTTACTctggactctgctcagaaattgtttccagCAGTGCTTTGAGGGACCATGTAGTGGCAGGGTTGAGCCTGGGCCACCTCATACTGGGCACAGCTCACAGAGCTTCTCTCTCCCAGCCCAGAACTAGGATAggatgtgtgtgtggtgtgagataaGAAATgcaaacattgttttattttgcatgagGGTGTTGATAGGCTTCAGCCTTTTactgaaaacacacacaaatgtgACTTcgttttttttggcgggggcgCTACcggtttttttttgggcggggggggggggcgcaggtGTAGGAAGGccagcacccagtggtgctcaggtttactgctggtttttttctcagaaatcactcctggcaggctcagggacccggggatcgaacctggattggctgcatgcaaggcaagcatcctccctgctgtgctatccctctggccctctaaattctgtttttgttatttttggatcacacctggcaagtgctcagagatcactcttggcctgctcaagtgttcatttctttattgtttatttgtttatttatttgttggttttggggccacacctggtagtgctcagggggttatgcctggctctgtactcaggggatcatataacaCGGGATGCCAGGACccctcaagaatcatttctgatgccggagatcaaacctgggtcagtcacgcaCAGGGCAAAGACCTTGCCCTCTGGGCTCTCACTCCAGTCCTTCTCTCACACCATCAggcctcagaaattactcctgtcaggggccagagagatagcacagcagtagggagtttgccttgctgacccaggatggatctgtttttgaatgccggcatcccttacccttaaggtcccctgagcctgccaagagcgatttctgagcacagagccatgagcaccaccaagtgtgaccaaaaaacaaaacaaaaaacaacaacaaaaaaagcttttCTGTGGTGGAGCAGGCTGAGCTGGTCTGCTTGGGCAAATCCCCCAGAGCACTGCAGAGTCTTGTCCACACACAGACCCCAAAAcccagaatcccagcatcccatatggtctcctgtgcctgccaggagcgatttctgagcatagatccaggagtaactcctgagtgcctctgggtgtggcccctcaaaaacaaacaaacaaacaaacaaaaaacacaaataaaaaaaaccaacaactgtagtatcaaataattaaggattgatctggatggcaatggatggaggaatctttctctgccatcccaggccacatggctccgcaaccccatccagccggcgggtccaaggcccaggtgaaaggcgaaatcactcactcacaggcaggcatcaggaagcattaactttattcatgctctattcaccacatgtgtgtggcctatctcataacctttcaagcacagccatacttcgctagccctgcgtcttaaccctttcagccatcttccctttggcctccatcctggtccaagaccaaaagaggcagagacccaaaaaccagagcgcagcagggccgaaagggccgaattccctcggtccaaggcttatctttttctaagacccctcccaggaatgggtggggtcttgcaggtaaggttacacctaatatctggttcccaagaaatgggtgggtctcaggtagctacacctagatccagggtctcagaaaGGTACACTACAAACAACCAAAAAGACAAAACCCAGACCAgaataggaccagagcaatatcacagtggggagggtgtttgccttgcatgtggccgacctgggttcgatactggcatcccatatggtcccctgagccttccaggaacgataTCTGATCAAagagcccagagtaactcctgaatgctgctaggtatggccctaaccaccccctcccaaaaataaaataaaaacccagaataaattcttattattttccaaatGCAGGATTTTCTCTCTGAGGAGTTGATTCATGGTTAGTTTCCCGGGTTCTTTGTACCCTGACTTTGCTCTGTCACACTGTctaccccacccttgcctgtgtctctgcagagacacaGAGAACAGTGAGTCTCCACCAGCAGCTTTTTCACTTGTAAGCAAGCATCGCCCCTTCCAGGCTTAGGGGTTCTAAGAAGGCCCTGGGAATCCTGAGAGAAAGCAAGACCTGATGTTTGGGGGTGCTCCCAGATTTTCTCCTGGCTTGGTCCTGTCTCTGCAATAAGACTTGTATTATGGGAGCAGAGGTAGAGGGCCAGGTGGACAGAGTAGGACTGGCAGAGGTCTCCCTTTTTCAcggctttcttctttccttatgagTGTCAGCACTATACCCCAGGCCTTGCTTCTCCTGGAGCCCTGAATGCAGCCACCTGATTCTGGTCCTGTGTCTCAGACTGTTCCAGGCCCAAGAGTCCATGGCTACAGGAACCACCCCCTTTGCTGCTTTTCTATAGCTCTTCCCCTGGTCCCCAGACAGCGGAGACATATTCCACATGGAatatgtccttccttccttccttccttccttccttccttccttccttccttccttccttccttccttccttccttccttccttccttccttccttccttccttccttccatctttcctttctttcttccttctctcccttcctccttccctctttcctgccACTGGAGGAGTTCAGGATTTAATCCTGCCTTggtacacagggatcactcctggcagtgctcaggggattatatgggctgctggggatcagacctgggtcgactgagtgcaaggcaagtgcccacccactgtactatcactccagccccagctcctGCCTTTCTGCTCTTCTCAGATCTCAGGTACCTCAGCCAATAGCTAGTGGAAGCTGTGAGGTTCTGTATCTCATCTcactctcttttatttgttttttattttattttattttttattttattttattttattttggtttttgggtcacacccggcagcgctcaggggttactcctggctatatgctcagaaatcgcccctggcaggcacaggggaccatatgggatgccaggactcaaaccaccatccttctgcatgaaaggcaaacaccctacctccatgctatctttccggccccatttcATCTCACTCTGGCTTCTTACCCTTAAGTCTCCCCTTGACTTCTCTCTCCCGCTGTACCCCTTGTTTCTCTTTGTCCTTTGGGGCCAATCTTTCAGTCCTCTACTAACAATTCTGGGTACTTCAGAAGATGCACAGACTGACCTGTATAAGGACTCTCTTTCATGCCACTTGGTTTCCCCCATGTCTGTTAGCTCAGAGTGGCCCCAGATTTgtatcttcctcctctttccctaTCCCCAAACTTGGAATGTCTTTACCTGGGGACACACATGGGTACCTCATGGGCACTCTTACCTCATGCTTTGGTAGCATTGGTAGCATTGGTGTCCTGCCATATTGCTGGCCTGATGTGGGCACATAGACAAAGGACAGACCATGTGCCACAGTACAGTGGAGACCCAGCTGGACCATCCTGTAGTCAGGATGGAGAATTAGGAGCTCTGTTTGGAGGTGCTGGAGCTGTGGCACCTGACGATGCCTTGTCGACCCCTTTCCCCCCGGCAGACAGACCCCGTGAGGCTGACACAGCTGTATGAGCAGGCACGGTGGGACTTGCTGCTGGAGGAGACGGACTGCACCGAGGAAGAAATGATGGTGTTTGCGGCCCTGCAGGTGAGGGGCAGACCCAGAGGGGAGGTCTGGAGTACAGTGGGGGCCTGGACTGTCTCCTCAGCCCTCCCTGTGCCCCCCACCCAGTACCACATCAACAAGCTGTCCCAGAGCGGGGAGATAGGTGAGCCGGCCAGCTCAGACCCGGGGCTGGACGACCTGGACGCCGCCCTGAACAACCTGGAGGTGAAGCTAGAGGGAGCATCGTCCACTGATGTGCTGGTGAGcagggggggtgggtgggggcccAGTGTGGAGCCAGCAGGCCCAGGCACCCCTCTGACAGCCCCACTCCCCAGGACAGCCTCACCACCATCCCAGAACTCAAGGACAACCTGCGCATCTTCCGGTGAGAGGGGGGGCCCTGGGTGTAATGGGGGAGGCAGGAGCCCTCGAAGAGGGGGCTGCCCTCTGGATTCTCTGTGCCCCCTACAGGCCGCGGAAGCTGACCCTGAAGGGCTACCGGCAGCACTGGGTGCTGTTCAAGGACACGACCCTGTCCTACTACAAGAGCCAGGAGGAGGCCCCAGGGGACCCCATTCAGCAGCTCAATCTCAAGGGTGAGTGAAGGCGAGTGAGGGGACCCAGAAAGATGCAAtccactggggccggagagttagggcatttgccttgcatgcagaaggacagtgtttcgaatcctggcaccccatatggtcccccaagcctgccaggagcgatttctgagcatagagcaaggaagaacccctgggcactgtctggtgtgaccccccccaaaatgcaaTCCGCCCCCCATATCCTGGCTGAGGACCCCACTTCCCCTCCAGGCTGTGAGGTGGTCCCTGATGTCAATGTCTCGGGCCAGAAGTTCTGCATCAAACTCCTGGTGCCCTCCCCAGAGGGCATGAGTGAAATTCATCTGAGGTGCCAGGATGTGAgtaggcctgggggggggggcgggcaggGGCCCTGGTGGGTGGGTCGGGGCCTTGAAGGTGGGAGGGGATACTGGGGGCAAGGGGACTGGGCTGGGACCCTAAGAACCCCCCCATCCTCACACTCTTTGTCCTCCTCCACAGGACCAGCAGTATGCCCGCTGGATGGCCGCCTGCCGTCTAGCCTCCAAGGGCCGCACCATGGCGGACAGCAGCTACAACAGCGAAGTACAGTCCATCCTGGCTTTCCTCAACCTGCAGCGCACCGGAGGAGGGTCAGGTGGCCCCACACAGGGCCCTGATGCTGCCGCAGAGGGCCTCAACCCCTATGGCCTGGTGGCCCCCCGCTTCCAGCGAAAGCTGAAGGCCAAGCAGGTGCCCAGCGAGTGGGCACGGTGCTGACTGTCCTCTTCCCCTGGTCTCCCTTGGCCCCTGCACCACACATCCCCTTCCTCTGGAAAGCCCCACTCATTTCTCCTTTTCCCCACGAGGACGAGATGGGCTTGGGTCCCTGAGATGAGTCTACTGGTCTGCATGCCTGGGGAGGGGTCCCTATCCATGTCCCCCACAAGGGCTGTACTTGGCTCCAATGGgtgaagaggagagagaactTTGGGGACCCAGGCCTGGGTACCTCTTCATGGGGGCCAGGGCATGGAGTACTGCTCATCTCTGGTGGTTTCCACAGCTCACACCGCGAATCCTGGAAGCCCACCAGCACGTGGCCCAGCTTTCGATGGCCGAGGCCCAGATGCGCTTCATCCAAGCCTGGCAGTCCCTGCCCGACTTCGGCATTTCCTACTTCACTGTCAGGTAGGAGTCCCACCCGTGTAACAGACCTTATTGTGGATTCCCATGTGCTCCCCACCCTATAGCACCTATGAGAGTAAGATAGAACAGGAAGCTGGGAGCCTGCTTGACTCCCATGCCAGCTTGGCTGGGAACCTTCCCTCTTGGGCCTCTGTCAGCAGATTGGGGGGCCTGCAGTGACAGGAAGGACTCCTGTCCCAAGCTTGAAGCAATGAGATGGGAGCGATGACGGACAATGACCATGGTGACTGCACTCAGCGAGTAAATGCTAGGGCAGCCATTTGAGCCCATTTTCCAGAGGAGGAACTTGAGGCCCAGAAAAATCTCTATTTCTTgtcattatttatctatttattttggctCCACCTGGTCATGCTTCGAGCTCACTCCTGGTAGCCGGACCCAGGAGCTGTCCTGTCCCTCTGCCTTAGAAGGCCCAGAGAATCTTCCGGGCTCCCCTTCCAGTTGATATTCATAGCTATTCATTCCCCGGTGGTGGACGATCTGACACTCTGGGACCATGCAGGCTTGGGTCCTAGCTCGCACTCTTCCCTCGGAGCCCAGGTTCAAGGGGAGCAGGAAAGACGAGATCCTGGGCATCGCCAACAACCGACTAATCCGCATCGACTTGGCGGTGGGCGACGTGGTCAAGACCTGGCGCTTCAGCAACATGCGCCAGTGGAACGTCAACTGGGACATCCGGCAGGTGGGCGGGGCTGGAGCCGGAGTGGGTGGAGCCTAAGGTGGGTGTGGGTGGAGCCTAGAGGGGCTGTGGGCGGGACCAGTAATGATGGAACTGGTTTGGTTTGAGCAGTGGAAAGTGGGGCGTGGCCAGCGGGGACTGGAAGAGGTTGCGGGCGGGGCCTGGGCGATGTGGGCGTGGCCAGTGGTGATGGAACTGGTATGAGTGCTGAGAGTGGGGCGTGGCCAGCGGGATTTGGGAGATGGTGTGGGCGGGGCTAGTGGAATGGGGCTGATAGGGGCGGAGATGTGGGCAAGGCCAATAGGGGACGGGAGATGTGGCCGGGGCCACAGGGAGGAGCTGAGCTGTGTGGGCGGAGAAAGGGGCGTGGTCAGAGGAAGCTTGGAGTGGGCATGGTGAGCGGGATGGGGCGGGACCAGCTGCAGACAGGAGAGGGCATGGGCGGGGCCAGGAGCGAGCATGGGCGGGGCCAATGGGGATGGAACTGGTATGGGCGGTGAAAGTGGGCGTGGCGTAGTGGCGGGCTGAACGTGGTGTGGGCGGGGCCTGGAGCTGGTGTGGGCGGGGCCAGACCCTAGGGGGCTGCTTTTTGTTTTCACTGCTGCTTCCATCTCCCATTGCACCAAGCAGATGGGTCCCTCCGCCCTGAATC contains:
- the FERMT3 gene encoding fermitin family homolog 3, which gives rise to MAGMKTATGDYIDSSWELRVFVGKEDPEAQSVTLRVTGESHIGGVLLKVVDEINRKQDWSDHAIWWEQKRQWLLQTHWTLDKYGLGADARLFFGPQHQPVLLRLPNQRALRLRVSFAQPLFQAVASMCRLLSIRHPEELSLLRAPEKKEKKKKEKEPEEEVFDLTKVVLAGGVAPVLFRGMPAHFSDSAHTEACYRMLSIPQPPPDPQMLQRMPRSSSLMDKTQLHSRWLDSSRCLMQQGIKAGDTLWLRFKYYSFLDLDPKTDPVRLTQLYEQARWDLLLEETDCTEEEMMVFAALQYHINKLSQSGEIGEPASSDPGLDDLDAALNNLEVKLEGASSTDVLDSLTTIPELKDNLRIFRPRKLTLKGYRQHWVLFKDTTLSYYKSQEEAPGDPIQQLNLKGCEVVPDVNVSGQKFCIKLLVPSPEGMSEIHLRCQDDQQYARWMAACRLASKGRTMADSSYNSEVQSILAFLNLQRTGGGSGGPTQGPDAAAEGLNPYGLVAPRFQRKLKAKQLTPRILEAHQHVAQLSMAEAQMRFIQAWQSLPDFGISYFTVRFKGSRKDEILGIANNRLIRIDLAVGDVVKTWRFSNMRQWNVNWDIRQVAIEFDEHINVAFSCVSASCRIVHEYIGGYIFLSTRERARGEELDEDLFLQLTGGHEAF